Proteins from one Panicum virgatum strain AP13 chromosome 7K, P.virgatum_v5, whole genome shotgun sequence genomic window:
- the LOC120640928 gene encoding predicted GPI-anchored protein 58 gives MDEHRTRRSPAGERFMGMFSSPSTPSSSPTEPSFVAGDELHEDDFLFSSPEAAAPAPAPGSPGRGAPQPGHLGLLAALAMHEGDRRLLVRGGAGGGGTAAAAAASAGTLLRRKATIAAAAASVSASAAAATGTGSVGALSPSQSPTSAARTIPATARPKNAGPAPPYHQSAPVRVPVRPPRKPEMGRWDEFDDDDDDFRRGDSAMLPPHEMVARASAGGAGPGAPFSMLEGAGRTLKGRDLRRVRDAVLRQTGFLD, from the coding sequence ATGGACGAGCACCGGACGCGCCGGTCGCCGGCGGGCGAGCGCTTCATGGGAATGTTCtcgtcgccgtcgacgccctcgTCGTCCCCGACGGAGCCCTCGTTCGTCGCCGGGGACGAGCTCCACGAGGACGACTTCCTCTTCTCGTCGCCGGaagccgcggcgccggcgccggcgcccgggaGCCCCGGCCGGGGCGCGCCGCAGCCGGGGCacctcggcctcctcgccgcgctggCGATGCACGAGGGGGACAGGCGCCTactggtccgcggcggcgccggagggggagggacggccgccgccgccgcggccagcgcGGGGACGCTGCTCCGGCGCAAGGCGACcatcgcggcggccgccgcctcggtctcggcctcggcggcggcggcgaccgggacTGGGAGCGTGGGCGCTCTGTCGCCCTCCCAGTCCCCGACCTCCGCCGCGCGGACTATCCCGGCGACCGCGCGGCCGAAGAACGCCGGGCCAGCCCCGCCGTACCACCAGTCGGCGCCGGTGAGGGTGCCCGTCCGGCCGCCCCGGAAGCCGGAGATGGGCCGGTGGGATGaattcgacgacgacgacgacgacttccgGCGCGGCGACTCCGCCATGCTGCCCCCGCACGAGATGGTCGCCCGCGCGTCCGCTGgtggggccgggccgggcgcgcCGTTCTCCATGCTTGAGGGCGCCGGGCGCACGCTCAAGGGCCGAGACCTGCGGCGGGTGCGCGACGCCGTGCTTAGGCAAACCGGATTCCTCGACTGA
- the LOC120640925 gene encoding putative hydrolase C777.06c: MGLSLPPDQNPNYRLNTSLLIDYCHDDGTHKYILIDVGKTFREQVLRWFVHHKVPSADSIILTHEHADAVLGLDEVWVVQPRNDRNEIHQIPIFLTQVTMDSVVRRFPYLVEQKPEDGDEDAQAAKIDWKIIEEDVDKPFVASGLEFVPLAVMHGEGYICLGFLFGRRARVEYLSDVSRFLPKTEHAISKSGAGQLDLLILEANALHGVGDAFSTHLTLSESLDAIKRIRPKRALLIGMRHFFEHQRENQMLAEWSISEGIPVQLAHDGLRVFIDL; this comes from the exons ATGGGCCTCTCCCTCCCGCCGGACCAGAACCCCAACTACAG GCTGAACACTTCCCTCCTGATAGACTACTGCCATGATGATGGAACCCACAAGTACATCCTAATCGATGTAGGCAAGACCTTCAGAGAGCAAGTCCTCCGGTGGTTTGTCCATCACAAAGTTCCCTCCGCTGATTCG ATCATTCTCACTCATGAGCACGCGGATGCTGTCTTGGGCCTTGATGAAGTCTGGGTGGTGCAGCCAAGAAATGACAGAAATGAAATCCATCAAATTCCTATTTTTCTCACACAAGTCACAATGGACAG TGTCGTGAGAAGATTCCCCTACTTGGTGGAGCAGAAGCCAGAGGATGGCGATGAAGATGCCCAAGCCGCGAAGATCGACTGGAAGATAATTGAGGAGGATGTGGACAAACCATTTGTAGCATCAGGGCTAGAGTTTGTGCCATTGGCG GTAATGCATGGAGAGGGGTATATTTGTTTAGGCTTTTTATTCGGGAGGAGAGCCAGAGTTGAATATTTATCTGATGTCTCAAGATTTCTACCTAAAACTGAGCATG CTATTTCAAAGTCTGGTGCTGGACAACTTGACCTTCTTATACTGGAAGCAAACGCTTTGCATGGAGTG GGAGATGCTTTCAGCACCCATTTAACTCTGAGTGAG TCGCTTGATGCTATCAAGAGGATTCGTCCTAAAAGAGCTCTGTTGATTGGAATGAGGCATTTTTTTGAGCATCAGAGAGAAAACCAGATGTTGGCAGAATGGTCTATCAG TGAAGGAATACCGGTACAACTGGCTCATGACGGTCTGCGTGTCTTCATTGACTTGTAA
- the LOC120640929 gene encoding mitochondrial fission protein ELM1-like → MRPIRLSEPEPEPPGGATPEIFAAGGGTAVVRRAVVIGNGCAGAESQCFGLLRALGLADRFTLYSAIRPTGGINKWLHFLPISFHKALDQFLRRVFSDTRFATLVQGNKFMQHPVRNFQSFGLSSVLEADTQKMVTMVRDTFEKEGPALVVACGRDTISYASSIRCLAPDNVFVIQIQHPRFHLDRFDLVVTPRHDYYALTAKGQQEVPRLLRRWIIPQEPPGPNVVLTAGALHQADSAALRSAAADWHAVLTPLPKPLVVVNIGGPTRNCKYDVDLAKQLVILLHNVLKTCGSVRISFSRRTPQKVSDLILKEFSTHPKIYIWDGEGPNPHLGHLAWADAFIITADSISMLSEACSTGKPVYVIGAEHCRWKFSDFHNRLRERRAVRPFTGLEDMSDSWSYPPLNDAADVAARVREAFAQRGWRLG, encoded by the exons ATGCGACCGATACGACTGTCGGAGCCGGAGCCAGAGCCGCCGGGCGGGGCCACGCCGGAGATCttcgccgcgggcggcggcacggcggtggTGCGCCGCGCCGTCGTTATCGGCAACGGCTGCGCTGGCGCGGAAAGCCAGTGCTtcggcctcctccgcgcgctGGGCCTCGCCGACCGCTTCACGCTCTAC AGTGCTATCAGGCCAACAGGAGGAATCAACAAGTGGCTGCATTTTCTTCCAATCTCCTTCCACAAAGCACTGGACCAATTTCTCAGGCGGGTATTTTCTGATACGAGATTTGCAACATTGGTTCAAGGCAACAAGTTCATGCAGCATCCCGTCCGTAACTTTCAATCATTTGGACTGTCTTCTGTACTGGAAGCAGACACTCAAAAGATGGTGACCATGGTCCGTGATACCTTTGAGAA AGAAGGTCCTGCACTGGTTGTTGCTTGTGGCCGGGATACCATATCATATGCAAGTTCCATAAGGTGTTTAGCTCCAGATAATGTGTTTGTCATTCAG ATACAACATCCCAGGTTTCACCTTGATAGGTTTGATTTAGTCGTGACGCCTCGTCATGACTACTATGCTTTAACTGCGAAGGGACAACAGGAAGTTCCACGCCTTCTCCGGAGATGGATTATTCCACAAGAACCACCTGGTCCTAACGTG GTCCTCACTGCTGGTGCACTACACCAAGCAGATTCTGCTGCTTTACGTTCTGCCGCTGCAGATTGGCATGCTGTACTCACTCCTTTGCCAAAGCCATTGGTAGTAGTAAACATTGGTGGACCAACAA GAAACTGTAAATATGATGTGGACCTTGCCAAGCAGCTGGTAATCTTGCTACACAATGTTCTGAAGACCTGTGGAAGTGTCAGAATTTCATTTTCTAGGAGAACACCACAAAAG GTGTCTGATCTCATATTGAAAGAGTTCAGTACACATCCTAAGATTTATATTTGGGATGGTGAAG GTCCTAATCCGCACTTGGGCCATCTTGCATGGGCTGATGCTTTCATCATAACAGCAGACTCTATAAGCATGCTAAGTGAGGCATGCAGTACTGG GAAGCCTGTCTATGTCATTGGAGCTGAGCACTGCAGGTGGAAGTTCTCAGATTTTCACAACCGTCTTCGTGAGCGTAGGGCTGTCCGGCCTTTCACTGGACTGGAAGAT ATGTCAGATAGCTGGAGCTATCCTCCCCTGAATGATGCTGCTGATGTGGCTGCAAGGGTTCGTGAAGCGTTTGCACAACGTGGATGGAGGTTGGGTTAA
- the LOC120640930 gene encoding OVARIAN TUMOR DOMAIN-containing deubiquitinating enzyme 6-like yields MTRIFVQRGAAGSSSSSGRAGSQPAQQQQPAAPAREEELLQQPQPQQPPELLASDDIAEHLNEGSENSSSSINKPLRLDDPVSESSSSAEERAAREKPPKDDSNVINSTFLVEELIGLQIPDEIEHENSVPSGTGSSQMAGAASHPPPPPAPPPKPSSRNNGLRRMGSGSSNSVRIGSSRRPVAWPPVAARTSTSGSRPSSPRSLVDGEGYNSADEQGPCYASSYDDSERDRMFEHDLRRVKGLEIRKMAEDGNCLFRAVADQVYGDAEAYDMARQMCVDYMERERDHFSQFITESFTLYCKRKRRDKVYGNNVEIQAFAEMYNRPIHIYSYSTEPINIFQGSYNTDVPPIRLSYHHGNHYNSVVDPRRQTVGAGLGFSSLRGTNNVDRDQVKAAIRAQQDQQIENALLAEGRFYSDLELTEREIERMVMEASRAEYLAEEKKLNIRESSTSGAEPSSSAAISGSSRSATAVDRGSDECFVLPDTVLTRSMQLLLAMGFSYIQVMEAYSIFGEDVDSMICYLVETGGPGASAGSSNRRKGKAAE; encoded by the exons ATGACGAGGATCTTCGTGCAGCGCGGGGCCGCCGGCTCCTCGTCCAGCTCCGGCCGCGCGGGCTCGCAgccagcgcagcagcagcagccggcagCTCCTGCCCGGGAGGaggagctgctgcagcagcctcagccgcagcagccgccggaGCTTTTGGCCTCAGATGATATAGCCGAGCATCTAAATGAGGGCAGCgagaacagcagcagcagcatcaataaGCCTTTGAGGCTGGATGACCCCGTTTCggagagctcgagctcggcggagGAGAGGGCTGCAAGGGAGAAACCTCCTAAGGATGACTCTAATGTTATCAACTCCACTTTCTTGGTGGAGGAACTGATAGGGCTCCAGATTCCTGATGAGATCGAGCATGAGAATTCTGTGCCATCAGGCACTGGTTCATCACAGATGGCGGGTGCAGCATCAcacccaccgccaccgccagctccacctccaaaaCCATCATCTAGGAATAATGGGTTGCGGAGAATGGGGTCTGGAAGTTCAAACAGTGTGCGGATTGGATCTTCAAGAAGGCCAGTAGCTTGGCCACCAGTGGCAGCCCGGACATCTACTTCAGGTTCTCGCCCTTCTTCGCCTAGGTCACTGGTTGATGGTGAAGGATACAACAGTGCAGATGAACAGGGTCCCTGTTACGCCTCGAGTTATGATGATTCG GAAAGGGACCGCATGTTTGAGCATGACCTAAGGCGGGTGAAAGGGTTGGAAATCAGAAAGATGGCGGAAGACGGTAACTGTCTATTCAGAGCAGTTGCTGATCAAGTTTATGGAGATGCGGAAGCTTATGATATGGCTAGGcagatgtgtgttgattatatG GAAAGGGAACGGGATCATTTCTCTCAGTTCATTACTGAAAGTTTTACATTATACTGTAAGAGGAAAAGGAGAGATAAG GTATATGGCAACAATGTTGAGATCCAGGCATTTGCAGAGATGTACAATCGCCCCATTCACATATATTCCTACAGTACAG AGCCCATTAACATTTTCCAAGGAAGCTATAACACAGACGTTCCTCCGATTAGGTTAAGTTACCATCATGGTAATCATTATAATTCAGTGGTTGATCCCCGTCGACAGACAGTTGGGGCAGGCCTTGGATTTAGCTCCCTCAGAGGG ACCAATAATGTTGACAGGGACCAGGTGAAGGCTGCTATAAGGGCTCAGCAAGATCAGCAGATTGAGAAT GCACTTTTGGCCGAAGGGAGATTCTACTCTGATTTGGAGTTGACAGAAAGGGAAATAGAACGGATGGTGATGGAGGCCTCAAGGGCAGAGTATCTGGCTGAGGAGAAAAAGCTTAACATCAGAGAATCATCAACATCAGGGGCAGAACCATCATCTTCTGCTGCAA TTAGCGGGTCGTCTCGTTCGGCTACAGCAGTAGATAGAGGGAGTGATGAATGCTTTGTGCTCCCAGACACCGTGCTGACTCGCAGCATGCAGCTGCTCCTGGCAATGGGCTTCAGTTACATCCAGGTCATGGAGGCCTACAGCATATTCGGCGAGGATGTGGACTCGATGATCTGCTACCTGGTGGAGACCGGAGGCCCTGGAGCCTCCGCAGGCAGTAGCAACCGCCGTAAAGGAAAGGCTGCTGAGTGA
- the LOC120640931 gene encoding probable F-box protein At2g36090 codes for MAAATVEDLLHADVLGCALRRLDGRSLAAASCATAGLRALAADPETWRALCLAEWPSLALPGPGARLLAAAIPPRRLFADAFPFPSPEAAALAGELHLPVPAGELVSAVDVCCGGAPLLSRVVATPASSPWFLGSPFRVEAVERKRPPAPASAAPAPAELELSWVVADPARGRAVNVSSRRPVAVDRHWYTSETLVRFAVVLGGCKFEATVACAEGSGHVAEVALAVEDADGAAVSGEGTLRLLAAAMEAPRRGGEREPEEAKRRYHEFVRRKKGRKESKARREALVDLCCSAASAAVVLTFLAAVALR; via the coding sequence ATGGCGGCCGCCACGGTAGAGGACCTGCTGCACGCCGACGTGCTGGGCTGCGCGCTGCGGCGCCTGGACGGGCGGtcgctggccgccgccagctGCGCCACGGCGGGgctccgcgcgctcgccgcggacccggaGACGTGGCGCGCGCTCTGCCTCGCCGAGTGGCCGTCGCTCGCGCTGCCGGGCCCGGgcgcccgcctcctcgccgccgcgatcccgccgcgccgcctcttcgccgacgccttcccgttCCCGTCCCCGGAAGCCGCGGCGCTCGCTGGCGAGCTCCACCTGCCCGTCCCCGCCGGGGAGCTGGTCTCCGCGGTGGACGTCTGCTGCGGGGGCGCGCCGCTGCTGTCCCGCGTGGTGGCGACGCCCGCGTCGTCGCCGTGGTTCCTCGGCTCCCCGTTCCGCGTCGAGGCCGTCGAGCGCaagaggccgccggcgccggcgtccgcggcgcccgcgcccgcggagCTGGAGCTCAGCTGGGTGGTCGCGGACCCGGCGCGGGGCCGGGCGGTGAACGTCTCCAGCCGGCGTCCGGTGGCCGTGGACCGGCACTGGTACACGAGCGAGACGCTGGTGCGCTTCGCGGTCGTGCTGGGCGGGTGCAAGTTCGAGGCCACCGTGGCCTGCGCCGAGGGCTCCGGCCACGTCGCTGAggtcgccctcgccgtcgaggacgccgacggcgccgccgtcaGCGGCGAGGGCACGCTGCGGCTCCTCGCCGCGGCGATGGAGGCGcccaggaggggaggggagcgggagccggaggaggccaaGAGGCGGTACCACGAGTTCGTGAGGCgcaagaaggggaggaaggagagcaAGGCGCGGCGCGAGGCACTCGTGGACCTGTGCTgctccgccgccagcgccgccgtcgtgctCACCTTCCTCGCCGCGGTCGCGCTCCGGTGA